In Vicia villosa cultivar HV-30 ecotype Madison, WI unplaced genomic scaffold, Vvil1.0 ctg.003146F_1_1, whole genome shotgun sequence, the following proteins share a genomic window:
- the LOC131640456 gene encoding uncharacterized protein LOC131640456 has product MSQQPNASFPKKVSLFSDYVTPNESTNPKWVLHVSPLRMISADDLKTTKSKMSHASKPKEGVRTKVSNPSSSNPREELTKKGTRYVHNSIVKIVNQYADNTNVTEDVNVIRNSEADDSPRADARTGTNVMDLDEYSNNDLVATVNPNVAKRLMNRRKGKAVIQNSPIKKADVKNPSKDSVKKKSTFVGPIKRRVVAKSVGVGPSKSWNKVVPKKRKERAIEESESDVEVNVHDTPLKKKPTTSKLAATVSKVPINNVSFHFAASANRWKFGYQKRLALERELAQNARDCKDIMDLIQAAGLIKLLSI; this is encoded by the exons ATGTCTCAACAACCTAATGCTTCCTTTCCAAAGAAAGTGTCTCTCTTCTCTGATTATGTAACACCTAATGAGTCAACTAACCCTAAATGGGTTCTCCATGTATCTCCTCTAAGGATGATTAGTGCTGATGATTTAAAGACTACAAAGTCAAAAATGTCGCATGCAAGTAAACCTAAGGAGGGTGTTCGTACTAAGGTCTCCAATCCCTCATCATCTAACCCCCGTGAGGAACTTACTAAAAAAGGAACAAGATATGTTCATAACTCCATCGTCAAGATTGTCAACC AATATGCTGATAATACCAATGTCACTGAGGATGTCAATGTCATCCGAAATTCTGAAGCTGATGATAGTCCAAGGGCAGATGCTAGAACAGGTACAAATGTTATGGATTTAGATGAATACTCTAACAATGATTTGGTTGCTACTGTGAACCCCAATGTAGCCAAAAGGCTCATGAATAGGAGAAAAGGCAAAGCTGTGATTCAGAATTCTCCTATAAAGAAGGCTGATGTTAAAAACCCTTCCAAAGACTCGGTTAAGAAGAAAAGTACCTTTGTAGGACCTATAAAGAGAAGAGTTGTGGCTAAAAGTGTTGGTGTTGGTCCCTCAAAATCTTGGAACAAGGTTGTTccaaagaagaggaaggaaagagctattgaagaatccgagtctgaTGTTGAAGTGAATGTCCATGACACTCCATTAAAAAAGAAACCCACAACTAGCAAGCTTGCTGCCACTGTGTCTAAAGTTCCCATTAACAATGTATCCTTTCACTTTGCTGCAAGTGCAAACAGGTGGAAATTTGGGTACCAAAAGAGACTGGCCCTTGAGAGGGAATTGGCTCAAAATGCTCGTGATTGTAAGGACATAATGGACTTGATTCAAGCTGCTGGCCTAATAAAATTGTTGTCCATCTGA